The following are from one region of the Paenalkalicoccus suaedae genome:
- a CDS encoding helix-turn-helix transcriptional regulator, which yields MVSEQNVLKRSINYIEENLQEDLSLEGLAKYAGYSKYHYHRKFMKHIGVSVMEYVRYRRLAIASQLLLYTDERILDIALALRFETQESFSRAFKKRYQLAPGQYRRLLSHLTKQKEETGMVADQQIKGWVLSGSHPYNYGIGVDRAVVHKGRASGYLKHTSTEEHGGFGTMMQEFQAKHYREKRIRLSAFIKSEGVGVSAGLWMRIDNTLGEVLQFDNMSDRPITGSNEWTYCSIVLDVPDNASIIAFGILLNGPGSLWIDSISFDEVDTSIATTNLDFQAMTPEEPVNLSFEEE from the coding sequence ATGGTGAGTGAGCAAAACGTCTTAAAGCGATCTATTAATTATATTGAAGAAAACTTACAAGAAGATTTGTCTTTGGAAGGGTTAGCGAAGTATGCTGGCTACTCTAAATATCATTATCATCGTAAATTTATGAAGCATATCGGTGTATCAGTGATGGAGTACGTGAGGTATCGAAGGCTTGCGATTGCATCACAGTTGCTCCTTTATACAGACGAGCGAATCTTGGACATTGCACTAGCGCTTCGCTTTGAAACGCAGGAATCGTTCTCGCGAGCCTTTAAAAAACGTTATCAATTGGCACCTGGTCAATATCGCCGGTTGTTGTCTCACCTTACAAAACAAAAGGAGGAAACAGGAATGGTAGCAGACCAACAAATTAAAGGGTGGGTGTTAAGCGGCAGTCACCCTTATAACTATGGAATCGGTGTAGATCGAGCCGTTGTTCATAAAGGACGTGCATCAGGTTATTTAAAGCATACGTCAACAGAGGAACATGGTGGATTCGGCACAATGATGCAGGAATTTCAGGCAAAGCACTATAGAGAGAAACGTATAAGGCTATCCGCATTTATTAAGTCGGAGGGTGTCGGTGTAAGTGCTGGTCTTTGGATGAGAATTGATAATACTCTAGGAGAAGTCCTGCAATTTGATAATATGAGCGACCGACCTATTACGGGATCTAACGAATGGACATACTGCTCCATTGTATTAGATGTACCAGACAATGCATCTATTATTGCATTTGGTATCTTGCTAAACGGACCGGGGAGCCTGTGGATTGATAGTATCTCCTTTGATGAAGTTGATACAAGCATAGCGACTACGAATTTGGACTTTCAGGCCATGACACCTGAAGAACCTGTTAATTTGTCGTTTGAGGAGGAGTGA
- a CDS encoding GNAT family N-acetyltransferase — translation MQLVSRKTLSDETVRKFFVTHWGSSEMVISSGVYRCDELDGFAMQDTQGDLLGLVTFITYDKTLEIISLNSVREGEGVGGRLMKAVEEFAQSMSFSRISLITTNDNLHALRFYQKRGYVLCGIHLDAVAMARKYKPTIPLVSEDGIPIRDELELEKVLGEGV, via the coding sequence ATGCAACTTGTTAGTAGGAAAACTCTTTCGGATGAAACAGTCCGCAAATTTTTCGTGACTCATTGGGGAAGTTCCGAAATGGTTATCTCGAGTGGTGTATATCGCTGCGACGAGTTGGATGGTTTTGCCATGCAGGATACACAAGGTGACCTGCTCGGGCTTGTCACCTTTATTACATATGATAAAACGCTTGAGATAATCTCTCTTAATAGTGTGAGAGAGGGTGAGGGTGTCGGAGGCAGGCTTATGAAAGCGGTGGAAGAGTTCGCTCAGAGTATGAGCTTTAGTCGGATCTCCCTAATCACAACAAACGATAATTTACACGCGCTTCGATTCTATCAAAAGCGTGGCTATGTGCTGTGCGGCATCCATCTGGACGCAGTAGCTATGGCGAGAAAATATAAGCCAACGATTCCTCTAGTAAGTGAAGATGGTATTCCGATAAGGGATGAATTGGAGCTTGAGAAGGTGTTGGGAGAAGGAGTGTAG
- a CDS encoding nuclease-related domain-containing protein: MIQDSTHAPVRFHQFEALRRRLSQEKFAMYERDFASYKSGVTGENKFKDFMNGMLPKEMTMLYDLRLELHGKHVQIDALVLAPSFMQLIELKNFAGELTIYPASQQLQRNFKGEIETFTDPLDQAQTNARKLLEWCSKNKLVHAKNLPIYPQVIFTNEKTPYTIEPLNSQIQQYYIRPPALLKKLTQLSAQKNEAILDAAQINQLAKKLRKSSEAYRPKYEQFSHIDRELIDGVRCPICVNKRMNYKPRKIVWHCESCGLVDKHAHKQAIADYVFLIGDKASNRDMREFLRIESRKTMYRMFKELDIPVKGEKRGAHYCLEKVFDKGWLAK, from the coding sequence GTGATTCAAGATAGCACGCATGCACCAGTTCGATTTCATCAATTTGAAGCACTTCGGCGGAGGTTGTCACAAGAAAAATTTGCGATGTACGAGAGGGATTTTGCGTCGTACAAATCAGGGGTGACCGGAGAAAACAAATTTAAGGATTTTATGAATGGCATGCTACCAAAAGAAATGACCATGCTTTATGACTTACGGTTAGAATTACATGGGAAACACGTTCAAATTGATGCGTTGGTTCTTGCACCATCCTTTATGCAATTAATCGAACTCAAAAATTTTGCAGGTGAACTGACCATTTATCCAGCTTCGCAACAGCTCCAGCGAAATTTTAAGGGAGAGATCGAAACCTTTACTGATCCACTTGACCAGGCACAAACTAATGCTCGTAAATTACTCGAATGGTGCTCGAAAAACAAACTCGTGCACGCTAAAAACCTTCCAATTTACCCTCAAGTTATTTTCACCAACGAAAAAACACCTTACACCATCGAACCATTAAACTCACAGATTCAGCAATATTACATACGACCTCCAGCCTTATTGAAGAAACTCACGCAGTTGTCGGCTCAAAAAAATGAAGCGATTTTAGATGCGGCTCAAATTAATCAGCTTGCAAAAAAACTCAGGAAATCGAGCGAAGCCTATAGACCGAAGTATGAACAATTTTCTCACATAGATAGGGAGCTTATTGACGGGGTTCGCTGTCCAATTTGTGTAAATAAGCGAATGAATTACAAGCCAAGGAAAATTGTTTGGCATTGTGAAAGTTGCGGATTAGTGGATAAACATGCACATAAACAAGCGATTGCAGATTATGTATTTTTGATTGGAGATAAGGCTTCGAACAGAGATATGCGCGAATTTTTGCGTATCGAATCGCGCAAAACGATGTATCGAATGTTTAAAGAGCTTGATATTCCAGTTAAGGGCGAAAAACGGGGTGCGCATTACTGCTTAGAGAAGGTTTTTGATAAGGGTTGGTTAGCTAAATAG
- a CDS encoding MerR family DNA-binding transcriptional regulator gives MHDSHTTYYSIGEVAKKKHVTIKALRYYHKVGILVPEHIDPENGYRYYTPHQLLHVDIIKVARFCQASIKELQLLFSTGDTKELYGYLTSKKQELTEQMQQLQDVSDVLDSLKDYAEESERAKVLNKLEQQEYEDRLLVVSPIDPKLGLEDFAEHDDLEAIIESLNVLPTYRTGYILTDLHTSHVFHVIRTKHRMPKDERIHRLPAGSYLTISYRYGQKQEAIRSIQAYADKEGIEVTVMYEFELLSELFEPGGFIHQIQVRLSGPK, from the coding sequence ATGCACGACAGCCATACCACATACTATTCTATCGGTGAAGTCGCTAAAAAGAAGCACGTTACCATCAAGGCGCTACGTTATTATCACAAAGTCGGGATCTTAGTGCCAGAGCACATTGATCCTGAGAATGGATACCGGTACTATACGCCTCACCAGCTTTTACACGTTGATATTATTAAAGTCGCGCGATTTTGTCAGGCCTCTATTAAAGAGCTTCAACTCTTATTTTCGACCGGGGATACGAAAGAGCTGTATGGATATTTAACGAGCAAGAAGCAAGAGCTCACTGAGCAGATGCAACAGTTGCAGGATGTATCTGATGTGCTGGATTCACTCAAGGATTACGCAGAGGAATCGGAGCGAGCAAAGGTGCTAAACAAGTTGGAGCAACAGGAGTATGAGGATCGGCTACTTGTCGTCAGTCCGATAGATCCGAAGCTCGGACTAGAGGATTTTGCCGAGCATGATGACTTGGAGGCGATCATAGAATCCTTGAATGTCCTGCCGACATACCGGACTGGCTATATTCTCACGGATCTGCACACCTCTCACGTTTTTCATGTTATCCGCACTAAGCATCGCATGCCAAAGGATGAGCGCATTCATCGTCTTCCAGCCGGCAGTTACCTAACGATTTCCTACCGCTATGGACAGAAACAAGAGGCGATCCGCTCGATCCAAGCTTATGCAGATAAAGAGGGGATAGAGGTAACTGTCATGTATGAATTTGAACTGTTATCGGAGCTGTTTGAGCCAGGCGGATTTATTCATCAAATCCAGGTACGTTTATCTGGACCTAAATAA
- a CDS encoding GNAT family N-acetyltransferase, with protein MTVEIREVRQEDISEVKRLVARTWGIDGVFDDRTSLEVAASLFVNTFLHNGTFGRVAVLNEEIVGLIIGSARGDAPRLRMLTEEPIELIAGALGLEEADVTRIQGYLSTIFTSYEKLLSPHKENYQGCLELFVVDTKARGNQVGKRLLQELTTYFYKHRVETYYLFTDTNCTYGFYDHNGFTRREKEELTLPFTIDHQPAKMTNFLYDYTLH; from the coding sequence ATGACTGTAGAAATTCGTGAGGTAAGGCAAGAGGATATCTCGGAAGTGAAACGCTTAGTTGCTAGAACGTGGGGGATTGACGGAGTATTTGATGATCGCACTTCGCTAGAGGTTGCGGCAAGCCTATTTGTGAATACATTCCTGCACAACGGTACATTTGGTAGAGTAGCTGTATTAAACGAAGAAATTGTTGGCCTGATCATTGGGAGCGCGCGTGGCGACGCACCGCGTTTACGTATGCTGACAGAGGAACCCATCGAACTGATAGCAGGAGCGTTAGGCTTAGAGGAAGCAGACGTTACACGTATTCAAGGCTATCTAAGCACGATTTTCACGTCCTACGAGAAGCTACTTAGTCCGCACAAGGAAAATTATCAGGGATGCTTAGAGCTCTTTGTCGTCGATACGAAAGCACGTGGAAATCAAGTAGGCAAACGACTTCTTCAAGAATTAACTACCTATTTCTACAAGCACCGTGTAGAAACATACTATCTCTTTACAGATACCAACTGTACGTATGGGTTCTACGATCATAATGGATTTACTCGTCGGGAAAAAGAAGAGCTCACCTTGCCATTTACTATTGATCATCAACCAGCCAAGATGACTAACTTTTTGTACGACTACACCCTTCATTAA
- a CDS encoding GNAT family N-acetyltransferase yields MIAHIQAPQRADELAQFLARMNNDLQMHIGFCGENPDEIYDQLTNDFSDLPWQTSFVVAYEDDRIVAAIGLDVDLERGYADVWGPFTETKDMTLSKKIWEELTSGLDKVKKYSFFVNEENAFAQRFAEEVGGAYKGMDYVLLLHKEDDIRAEADEVAAFNTAFAEDFTSVHTDAFPDTYYNAETILSRLNETNQLHMLVRDDALAGYVYAEANPEHGEGTIEYIAVSPDSRKQGIGKQLLAKGCQALFSHEGVSETSICVGTDNKAAISLYQAVGFKVKYKLKSYLVTV; encoded by the coding sequence ATGATCGCACACATCCAAGCGCCACAGCGTGCAGACGAGCTGGCGCAATTTTTGGCACGCATGAATAATGACTTACAGATGCATATCGGCTTTTGCGGAGAAAATCCAGACGAAATCTACGACCAACTAACCAATGACTTCTCTGATTTGCCGTGGCAAACATCCTTTGTCGTCGCTTATGAGGACGACCGCATTGTCGCTGCAATTGGGCTAGATGTCGATTTAGAGCGAGGCTACGCAGATGTTTGGGGTCCGTTTACAGAAACAAAGGATATGACGCTCTCCAAAAAAATCTGGGAGGAACTCACCTCAGGATTGGATAAAGTAAAGAAGTATAGCTTCTTTGTAAATGAAGAAAATGCCTTCGCGCAGCGCTTTGCAGAAGAAGTTGGCGGGGCATATAAAGGAATGGACTACGTGCTCCTGTTGCACAAAGAGGACGACATTCGCGCTGAAGCCGATGAGGTCGCGGCATTTAACACGGCGTTTGCAGAGGATTTTACATCGGTACATACGGACGCATTTCCCGACACCTATTATAATGCGGAAACTATATTGTCAAGGTTGAATGAAACGAACCAATTGCACATGCTGGTTCGAGACGATGCACTTGCAGGATACGTGTACGCAGAAGCAAATCCGGAGCACGGTGAAGGAACGATTGAATATATTGCTGTTTCGCCAGATTCTCGCAAACAAGGTATAGGAAAGCAACTACTAGCAAAAGGTTGCCAAGCACTTTTTTCACATGAGGGAGTTTCTGAGACCTCCATTTGTGTAGGAACTGATAATAAAGCTGCTATTTCTTTGTATCAAGCAGTTGGATTTAAGGTGAAATATAAGCTGAAGAGCTATTTAGTGACGGTTTGA
- a CDS encoding DUF2200 domain-containing protein, with amino-acid sequence MTKHRIYTMSFNSVYPHYVAKAERKGRTKQEVDEIIRWLTGYTDEELATILEDGTDFETFFADAPALNPDRTLIKGVICGVRVEDIEEPTMQNIRYLDKQVDELAKGKKMEKILRQGVK; translated from the coding sequence ATGACGAAGCATCGTATATACACAATGAGTTTTAATAGCGTCTATCCGCACTATGTGGCAAAGGCGGAGCGTAAAGGTCGCACGAAACAAGAAGTGGACGAGATTATTCGCTGGCTGACGGGATATACGGACGAGGAGCTCGCAACTATCTTGGAAGATGGCACGGATTTTGAGACGTTTTTTGCAGATGCGCCAGCGCTAAACCCTGATCGAACGCTCATTAAAGGAGTAATTTGTGGCGTGAGAGTCGAGGATATTGAAGAGCCGACGATGCAAAACATTCGCTACCTCGATAAGCAGGTGGACGAGCTTGCGAAGGGCAAGAAGATGGAGAAGATTTTGCGGCAGGGAGTTAAATAG
- a CDS encoding FtsW/RodA/SpoVE family cell cycle protein, with protein MSNPTTDFLKKVTAHMSSKEAKQSVEMELSTHVEQLTISYEKSGYSREEAERKAVEEMGNPHTLGKHMHELHKPKMDWVLLGLVGILLAVSLVQLYGAGIQFIGHPLHFLVSQLTWYVLAVPVFIFFLFISFHKLTRYWYVFYGLALSVFMYITLLPYPINGTIRYAAVGTLHINISPLMLFLFFLAATGLLHRIENYTKVKQFLTISLLFWPPFIIFSIIPDHMTGFIYLVTIIMLILFSRIPRKVSLTALSINGLLVIYPAILFFSSPHQMMRLQGFFAFRDSASGAGYMYIQLENLFNQAGWFGNGLLAEVNLFGLHTDFPFIYLVHSFGWLFGAVLCVILLSFVWKIWRIASQTKDSFGRLLVIGITCLFAVPIVWTLLMTLQLLPITSATLPFISYGGTAMIFYTSLLALALNVHRKKRIRFTYDNQPSL; from the coding sequence GTGAGTAACCCAACTACCGATTTTTTAAAGAAGGTCACCGCGCACATGTCCTCCAAAGAGGCTAAACAATCTGTCGAAATGGAGCTTTCCACTCACGTTGAACAGCTCACCATTTCGTATGAAAAAAGCGGCTACTCTAGGGAGGAAGCAGAACGTAAAGCAGTCGAGGAAATGGGTAACCCACACACCCTTGGCAAGCACATGCACGAGCTACACAAGCCGAAGATGGATTGGGTCTTACTAGGGCTAGTTGGGATATTACTAGCGGTGAGTTTGGTGCAGCTTTATGGGGCTGGAATTCAGTTTATTGGTCACCCTCTACACTTTCTAGTATCACAATTAACGTGGTATGTACTTGCTGTGCCTGTATTTATATTCTTCTTATTTATATCGTTTCATAAGCTTACTCGTTATTGGTACGTCTTTTATGGGTTAGCACTTAGTGTGTTTATGTATATTACTCTTCTGCCGTATCCAATTAACGGTACAATCCGGTATGCAGCAGTAGGCACCTTACACATAAACATTTCTCCACTTATGCTTTTCCTATTTTTCCTTGCAGCGACTGGTTTGTTGCACCGAATCGAGAACTATACTAAAGTAAAGCAGTTCCTAACAATCTCGCTGTTATTTTGGCCGCCTTTCATAATCTTTAGCATCATTCCTGATCACATGACAGGCTTTATTTACTTAGTTACAATCATCATGCTTATTCTATTTAGTCGCATTCCAAGAAAAGTGTCATTAACCGCTCTTTCGATTAATGGTTTATTAGTTATCTATCCAGCTATACTCTTCTTTTCTTCGCCCCATCAGATGATGCGATTACAAGGTTTTTTTGCTTTTCGAGACTCCGCATCTGGAGCGGGATACATGTACATTCAGTTAGAAAATCTTTTCAACCAAGCCGGTTGGTTTGGCAACGGTTTGCTTGCTGAAGTTAACTTGTTCGGTCTCCACACCGACTTCCCATTCATCTACCTCGTCCACTCATTCGGATGGCTGTTTGGCGCCGTGCTTTGCGTCATTCTTCTTTCATTCGTATGGAAAATTTGGCGGATTGCATCGCAGACAAAGGATTCCTTCGGACGTTTACTCGTTATTGGTATTACGTGTTTATTTGCGGTCCCTATTGTTTGGACGTTGCTGATGACGCTTCAGCTTTTACCAATCACGTCAGCAACTCTTCCCTTCATCAGCTACGGAGGAACAGCAATGATTTTTTACACATCACTATTAGCTTTAGCTCTAAACGTCCATCGTAAAAAAAGAATTCGCTTTACTTACGATAATCAGCCGTCCCTCTAA
- a CDS encoding helix-turn-helix transcriptional regulator produces the protein MKDPLSALKKSLTRTVFSDMKLLDDRKQAIKSEIAHGKKRSDWDVTTIMRVLEAVQHEPKQGFDILHQLFTRDEQTFRHKEGELYMLLHVLENKEILLSTWSNEVKMYQLSKRGKKLLAKQHLSSKERSSLKQLIEEASM, from the coding sequence ATGAAGGATCCGCTATCCGCACTCAAAAAATCGCTCACTCGCACCGTTTTTTCGGACATGAAGCTCTTAGACGATCGTAAACAAGCCATCAAATCCGAGATCGCGCATGGCAAAAAACGCTCCGACTGGGACGTCACGACGATCATGCGCGTGCTCGAAGCCGTTCAGCACGAGCCCAAGCAAGGCTTTGATATCCTCCACCAGCTCTTCACGCGCGACGAACAAACCTTCAGGCACAAGGAGGGCGAGCTCTACATGCTCCTACATGTGTTAGAAAATAAAGAGATCCTCCTCTCCACCTGGAGCAACGAGGTAAAGATGTATCAGCTCAGTAAACGAGGTAAAAAGCTTTTAGCAAAGCAGCACTTGTCATCAAAAGAACGCTCCTCCTTAAAACAGCTCATTGAGGAGGCATCCATGTGA
- a CDS encoding sigma-70 family RNA polymerase sigma factor: MHDTTQHAFSYDDKTIEHDKDVLLDHMMHQYGDGILHLAYTYVKNEATAEDLTQEIFVKSYQKLHQFKQQSSLKTWLYRIASNHCKDYVKSFHHRKMIVHDKLFDALPSATKQVEETVIQTSEEHTLANAVMHLPLKYREVIHMHYYEDMSLAEIHDVTSVNINTLKTRLKRAKDLLKQHMTNEEV; the protein is encoded by the coding sequence ATGCATGACACGACGCAACACGCATTTTCTTACGATGATAAAACGATTGAGCACGACAAGGATGTTTTGCTCGATCATATGATGCACCAATACGGCGATGGCATTTTGCACCTTGCATATACATACGTCAAAAACGAGGCGACAGCCGAGGATTTAACGCAGGAGATTTTTGTGAAGAGCTATCAAAAGCTTCATCAATTTAAACAGCAATCGAGCCTTAAAACGTGGCTTTATCGCATTGCCAGCAACCACTGCAAGGACTATGTTAAAAGCTTTCACCACCGCAAAATGATCGTACACGACAAACTGTTTGACGCGCTGCCGTCTGCCACAAAACAGGTGGAGGAGACCGTCATCCAAACGAGCGAGGAGCACACGTTGGCAAACGCCGTCATGCACCTTCCGCTTAAATATCGCGAGGTCATTCACATGCACTATTACGAGGACATGTCGCTCGCGGAAATACACGACGTCACGTCCGTCAACATCAACACGCTCAAAACGCGCCTCAAGCGCGCGAAGGATTTACTCAAACAACACATGACGAACGAGGAGGTATAA
- a CDS encoding GNAT family N-acetyltransferase — protein sequence MIVRKAELRDALELEQLFHNTMEDVVTREELQNHVFIEDEVTRLMSVFEASLARTSTTTTLLVAIKNNSVVGTISLTNPGQIITNHVPEGSKARMVGTAYVHVDYQRQGVGKVLFTNILKVARTQNAEHVYLDAGFRSSRAYWQRMLGQPTIILPNFWSKGADHHIWSLDPLLKTTDLEVHRDKSNPI from the coding sequence ATGATCGTAAGAAAAGCAGAACTGCGTGACGCGCTCGAACTGGAGCAACTCTTTCATAACACGATGGAGGATGTTGTTACACGAGAAGAATTACAAAATCATGTATTTATAGAGGACGAAGTAACGCGCCTCATGAGCGTCTTCGAAGCTTCGCTAGCGAGGACATCAACAACAACAACGCTACTCGTGGCAATCAAAAACAACAGCGTAGTAGGAACAATTAGCCTAACCAACCCTGGTCAAATTATCACCAACCATGTCCCTGAAGGGAGTAAAGCCCGAATGGTCGGCACCGCCTATGTGCATGTCGACTACCAGCGGCAGGGCGTTGGCAAAGTGCTGTTCACAAACATTCTTAAAGTAGCACGCACTCAAAACGCGGAGCACGTCTACTTAGACGCGGGCTTTCGCTCCTCACGAGCGTATTGGCAACGCATGCTTGGACAACCAACCATCATCTTACCTAATTTTTGGTCGAAAGGCGCCGACCACCATATTTGGAGCCTCGACCCTTTACTTAAAACCACTGACCTGGAGGTACACCGTGATAAAAGCAATCCTATTTGA
- a CDS encoding HAD family hydrolase, which translates to MIKAILFDLDNTLLDRDASVLAFISNQYDRLQSSLNGVNKQTYVKRFVELDNHGYVWKDEVYRQLIEEFELGMTWEAMLDDYVREFRHSCVPYPNLHAMLENVRKRSIQLGMITNGYGQFQLNNIKALQIDHLFEAILISEWEGVKKPNASIFEKALNRMGVEPHESVFVGDHPVNDVAAAKSVGMTAVWKRNATFSESAEADYTIDGLDEIGSVLENCRQIYV; encoded by the coding sequence GTGATAAAAGCAATCCTATTTGACTTGGACAATACTCTTTTGGACCGCGACGCTTCTGTTTTGGCATTCATTAGTAATCAGTATGACCGGCTGCAAAGCAGTCTGAACGGTGTTAATAAACAAACGTACGTAAAAAGGTTTGTCGAGCTCGATAATCACGGCTATGTCTGGAAGGATGAGGTGTATCGACAGCTGATTGAGGAGTTTGAGCTTGGGATGACGTGGGAGGCGATGCTCGACGATTACGTCCGAGAGTTTCGCCACAGCTGCGTGCCCTATCCAAACCTTCATGCGATGTTAGAAAATGTGAGAAAACGCTCGATCCAGCTTGGGATGATCACGAATGGCTATGGACAATTTCAGCTGAATAATATTAAAGCGCTGCAAATTGATCATTTGTTTGAGGCGATTTTGATCTCCGAATGGGAGGGCGTAAAAAAGCCAAATGCGTCGATTTTTGAGAAGGCGTTGAATCGGATGGGGGTAGAACCTCACGAGAGTGTCTTTGTTGGGGATCACCCAGTGAATGATGTGGCGGCGGCTAAGTCCGTTGGAATGACGGCAGTTTGGAAGCGGAATGCTACTTTTAGTGAAAGTGCGGAGGCAGACTATACAATTGATGGTTTGGACGAGATAGGAAGTGTGTTAGAAAATTGTAGACAAATCTACGTATAA
- a CDS encoding UDP-N-acetylmuramoyl-L-alanyl-D-glutamate--2,6-diaminopimelate ligase, with protein MNLINILQDQYVSSRGPAPNLITHIHYDSRKVSQNGCFVCISGDNTDGHLFIDTAVQKGAIQIIGDNEHVINEQAAKYPFVQFVLVKNPKKSLALYSSHLHDHAHKDMSLIGVTGTQGKTTITAYTRYLLNGSGIKTGSIGTAGIWDNTKSLSLHKSTPTTPESSDLHSYLATMLTQDISTCVMEATSIGLDQERLHGLHFDIAVHSNLYPEHLDYHGTFEEYKRAKLRLFDGADVAIVNKDDDGMARDIITSFDGRIWTYAIENHAKVRATDIEVTTEGTYFTLHIQKDTHPVFIPVLGIHNVYNFLASLCTCLAKGISLHTLLPLFETLEGPPGRLQVVSELDDRHMIFDFSHTPAALENLLETVKPLPRNRLILMVTGIGIREKELRAPIAAAVEGKADEIVVTSDHPGDEEPEDVVRDVLDGFTEVSPHIHPVPQRGDAIKKAMELAEAGDLILITGICMEDFQIVKGEKVPYHDYDHVKDFLASRMSSVTLSQIGCTPSKDMCV; from the coding sequence ATGAATCTTATAAACATCTTGCAGGATCAGTATGTGTCATCACGCGGTCCAGCTCCTAATTTAATCACTCATATTCATTATGATTCACGAAAAGTGTCTCAGAATGGATGCTTTGTTTGTATTAGTGGTGATAATACAGACGGACATCTATTTATTGATACAGCTGTTCAAAAGGGAGCTATTCAAATAATTGGTGATAATGAACACGTCATAAATGAACAAGCGGCGAAATATCCGTTTGTGCAGTTCGTTTTGGTTAAAAACCCAAAAAAGTCGCTCGCCCTGTATTCTTCTCATTTACACGATCACGCGCATAAAGACATGTCGCTTATTGGCGTGACAGGAACGCAGGGAAAAACCACAATTACGGCATACACACGCTATTTGTTAAACGGATCTGGTATAAAGACCGGATCGATTGGAACGGCTGGTATATGGGATAATACAAAGTCGCTTTCCCTTCATAAGAGTACCCCGACGACACCGGAGTCATCGGATCTCCATAGCTATTTAGCTACGATGTTAACACAAGATATCTCCACGTGTGTGATGGAGGCAACCTCCATAGGTCTTGATCAGGAGAGACTTCACGGTCTGCATTTTGATATAGCCGTGCACTCTAATTTGTATCCAGAGCACCTCGACTATCACGGCACGTTTGAGGAATATAAGCGCGCAAAGCTTCGTCTATTTGACGGGGCAGATGTCGCAATCGTAAATAAAGACGATGATGGCATGGCACGCGATATCATTACGTCTTTCGATGGTCGCATTTGGACATACGCGATCGAGAATCACGCCAAGGTTCGTGCAACGGACATCGAAGTAACAACCGAAGGCACGTATTTTACGTTGCACATTCAAAAGGATACGCATCCAGTATTTATACCGGTTCTTGGCATTCATAATGTGTACAATTTCCTCGCGAGCCTGTGCACCTGCCTAGCAAAGGGGATTTCCCTTCACACCCTCTTGCCTCTTTTTGAAACATTGGAAGGGCCTCCTGGGCGTTTACAGGTTGTAAGTGAGCTTGACGATCGTCATATGATCTTCGATTTTTCACACACACCAGCGGCATTAGAGAATTTGCTGGAGACGGTAAAGCCACTTCCACGTAATCGATTGATTTTAATGGTTACCGGAATAGGCATTCGCGAAAAAGAACTTCGCGCGCCAATCGCCGCAGCTGTTGAAGGAAAAGCAGACGAAATTGTCGTAACTTCCGATCATCCAGGTGATGAAGAGCCAGAAGATGTCGTAAGGGATGTCCTTGACGGATTTACAGAAGTGAGTCCTCACATTCATCCTGTGCCTCAACGCGGTGACGCTATAAAAAAAGCAATGGAACTAGCGGAAGCAGGAGACCTGATCCTTATAACAGGAATTTGTATGGAGGACTTCCAAATCGTGAAGGGCGAAAAGGTCCCATACCACGATTACGATCACGTAAAGGATTTTTTGGCATCTAGAATGTCCTCAGTGACACTATCACAAATAGGCTGCACACCATCTAAAGATATGTGCGTGTAA